A single Candidatus Brocadiaceae bacterium DNA region contains:
- a CDS encoding NADH-quinone oxidoreductase subunit L → MKPDELERMRRERREHEAKFACCINVCTAAGCLSAHSDRVLAALAEKVKARGLDARVRVKGVGCMGPCAGGPVVSVDPPGHIYCNVSPDDADDIIESLDGEPVARLLMEADATFFARQTKIALENCGRIEPEHVQDYIGVDGYQGLASVLTEMDPADVLNEVSVAGLRGRGGAGYPTGLKWSTVAKAPGAQKFIICNADEGDPGAFMDRSILESDPHRILEGMAIAAYAVGASQGFIYVRAEYPLAISRIRKAIRQARSLNLLGSQILGTGFNFEIEMRLGAGAFVCGEETALMASIEGSRGTPRPRPPYPANYGLWGRPTLINNVETFAAVPAILRKGAAWYSGIGTEKSKGTKVFALAGRVNNTGLIEVPMGMTLREIIFDIGGGIPDGRQFKAVQTGGPSGGCIPAEHLDRPVDYESLKELGSIMGSGGMIVMDETSCMVDVARYFMEFCQTEACGKCLPGRMGTAQMHLLLTRITRGLATMADLDMLESLCDLTRNTSLCGLCQTAPNPVMSTLRYFRDEYVAHIRDHTCPAGVCRMAGAREVKR, encoded by the coding sequence ATGAAGCCTGACGAACTGGAGCGAATGCGCCGGGAACGGCGCGAGCACGAGGCGAAGTTCGCCTGCTGCATTAACGTGTGCACCGCCGCCGGATGCCTGTCCGCCCACAGCGACCGCGTGCTGGCCGCCCTGGCCGAGAAGGTGAAGGCCCGGGGGCTGGACGCCCGCGTGCGCGTCAAGGGCGTCGGGTGCATGGGGCCGTGCGCCGGCGGGCCGGTCGTCTCGGTCGATCCTCCGGGGCACATCTACTGCAACGTCTCGCCCGACGACGCCGACGACATCATCGAGAGCCTGGACGGCGAACCGGTGGCGCGCCTGCTCATGGAGGCCGATGCGACGTTCTTCGCGCGCCAGACGAAGATCGCCCTGGAGAACTGCGGACGCATCGAGCCGGAGCACGTCCAGGACTACATCGGGGTCGACGGCTACCAGGGCCTGGCCAGCGTCCTGACGGAGATGGACCCGGCCGATGTGCTCAACGAGGTGTCGGTGGCCGGGCTGCGCGGACGCGGCGGGGCGGGCTACCCGACGGGTTTGAAGTGGAGCACCGTGGCGAAGGCCCCCGGCGCCCAGAAGTTCATCATCTGCAACGCCGACGAGGGCGACCCCGGCGCGTTCATGGACCGCAGCATCCTGGAGAGCGACCCGCACCGGATCCTGGAGGGCATGGCCATCGCCGCCTACGCGGTCGGCGCCTCCCAGGGGTTCATCTACGTGCGGGCGGAGTACCCCCTGGCCATCAGCCGCATCCGCAAGGCCATCCGGCAGGCCAGGAGCCTGAACCTGCTGGGCAGTCAGATCCTGGGGACCGGCTTCAACTTCGAGATCGAGATGCGGCTGGGAGCGGGGGCGTTCGTGTGCGGCGAGGAGACCGCCCTGATGGCCTCGATCGAGGGCAGCCGGGGCACGCCGCGTCCGCGGCCTCCGTATCCGGCCAACTACGGCCTCTGGGGCCGCCCGACGCTGATCAACAACGTCGAGACCTTCGCCGCCGTGCCCGCCATCCTGCGCAAGGGCGCCGCGTGGTATTCGGGCATCGGCACCGAGAAGAGCAAGGGCACCAAGGTGTTCGCCCTGGCCGGCCGCGTCAACAACACCGGCCTGATCGAGGTCCCGATGGGCATGACCCTGCGCGAGATCATCTTCGACATCGGCGGAGGCATCCCCGACGGCCGGCAGTTCAAGGCCGTTCAGACCGGCGGCCCGAGCGGCGGCTGCATCCCCGCCGAGCATCTGGACCGGCCGGTCGACTACGAATCGCTGAAGGAACTGGGCTCCATCATGGGGTCCGGCGGGATGATCGTCATGGACGAGACCTCCTGCATGGTGGACGTGGCCCGGTACTTCATGGAATTCTGCCAGACGGAGGCGTGCGGCAAGTGCCTGCCCGGCCGCATGGGAACGGCCCAGATGCATCTCCTGCTGACCAGGATCACCCGGGGGCTGGCGACCATGGCGGACCTGGACATGCTCGAGAGCCTCTGCGACTTGACGCGCAATACCAGTCTCTGCGGCCTGTGTCAGACGGCGCCGAACCCCGTGATGAGCACGCTCCGCTACTTCCGCGACGAGTACGTGGCTCACATACGGGACCACACGTGCCCGGCCGGCGTGTGCAGGATGGCCGGCGCCCGGGAGGTCAAACGATGA
- the hoxE gene encoding bidirectional hydrogenase complex protein HoxE, which translates to MDSVRPEPPSDDRRWKIVAATMRRLGYQRNALIEVLHAVQEAFGYLDDEALRYVAASLHVAPSAVYGVATFYHFFTLKPKGEHACVVCTGTACYIKGAQALLDAVEQEYGLKPGETTADGKLSLLTARCFGSCGLAPAATFDGEVAGKLTPEDVLGRIRRMIADEA; encoded by the coding sequence ATGGATTCTGTGCGGCCCGAGCCCCCCTCGGACGACCGCCGGTGGAAGATCGTTGCGGCGACCATGCGTCGCCTCGGTTACCAGCGGAACGCGCTGATCGAGGTCCTGCACGCGGTGCAGGAGGCATTCGGCTATCTCGACGACGAGGCCTTGCGCTACGTGGCGGCGAGCCTGCACGTGGCCCCCAGCGCCGTCTACGGCGTGGCCACCTTCTACCACTTTTTCACGCTGAAGCCCAAGGGCGAGCATGCGTGCGTGGTGTGCACGGGCACGGCCTGCTACATCAAGGGCGCCCAGGCGCTTCTGGATGCCGTGGAGCAGGAGTACGGCCTGAAGCCCGGCGAGACGACGGCCGACGGCAAGCTTTCGCTGCTGACCGCGCGGTGCTTCGGCTCCTGCGGCCTGGCCCCGGCGGCGACCTTCGACGGCGAGGTGGCCGGCAAGCTGACGCCCGAGGACGTACTGGGACGTATCCGGAGGATGATCGCCGATGAAGCCTGA
- a CDS encoding HAMP domain-containing protein: MRLRLQTRVFLTFVLVVVLFVLLCAGAGAIIIGRTVLEEAQRRVGGDLRSAWAAVNDRKESMGLLMAMLAGAEPIREACVSANPATSRMRMETARRLGELDFVSVVDADGRVVLRTVEPHSPGDDLSTDPFVYRALRGETLSGFAILEPERLEAEGRTLARRAYIAFEPTPKAKPRPQESEAAGMVLMAAAPIRDDGGRILGAVYGGALLNRNHDTVDDIRSTVFADETYNGKQIGAVTVFQWDVRIATNVFTADGNRAIGTRVSSQVYDQVLENGRSWTSRAFVVNDWYLSAYDPIRDVEGRVIGILYVGVLESRFNVVRSRLWMFYGALALAAALLVLIVGYIFSRRLTRSLSGLARAADRLAAGRLDVRVPEPAANDEVRDLTRDFNAMADRLEEREERLRNANASLQKLNSSYLEMLGFVSHELKNTLGVIYTAAHALSEGLVGQLTEPQARMAGSICRSIDTAVSMTRNYLSLARIEKGELEVDRKPCDFVRDVATPVLAEFAQPMADHKVRLVNELPPSAPLKADANLLCVAFRNLIGNALKYGRPAGTIRIGFSSEPDRYRVEVWNDGRSIPAEEAEHIFQKFTRLSDDPEAVRKGTGLGLFITREVVTKHGGDIWAEPGKGEGTSFVFTLPRDGQRTDAEV; the protein is encoded by the coding sequence ATGCGACTGAGGCTCCAGACTCGGGTCTTCCTGACCTTCGTGCTCGTGGTCGTGCTCTTCGTGCTCCTGTGCGCGGGGGCCGGCGCGATCATCATCGGGCGCACGGTCCTGGAGGAGGCCCAGCGGCGCGTCGGAGGCGATCTGCGATCGGCCTGGGCGGCAGTCAATGACCGCAAGGAGAGCATGGGGCTCCTGATGGCCATGCTGGCCGGCGCCGAACCCATACGGGAGGCCTGCGTCAGCGCGAACCCGGCAACGTCGAGGATGCGTATGGAGACGGCGCGCCGGCTGGGCGAGCTGGACTTCGTGTCGGTCGTCGACGCCGACGGACGCGTCGTGCTGCGCACCGTCGAACCCCACTCGCCCGGCGACGACCTGTCGACCGATCCGTTCGTCTACCGGGCGCTTCGCGGCGAGACGCTGAGCGGATTCGCGATCCTCGAGCCCGAACGCCTGGAGGCCGAGGGACGCACACTGGCCCGGCGCGCCTACATCGCCTTCGAGCCCACGCCGAAGGCCAAGCCGCGCCCCCAGGAGAGCGAGGCCGCCGGGATGGTCCTGATGGCCGCTGCGCCCATCCGGGACGACGGCGGGCGCATCCTCGGCGCCGTCTACGGCGGCGCACTGCTGAACCGGAACCACGACACGGTCGACGACATCCGCTCCACGGTCTTCGCCGACGAGACCTACAACGGGAAGCAGATCGGCGCCGTCACCGTCTTCCAGTGGGACGTCCGCATCGCCACCAACGTGTTCACCGCCGACGGCAACCGCGCCATCGGCACGCGGGTGAGTTCGCAGGTGTATGACCAGGTGCTGGAGAACGGCCGGAGCTGGACGAGCCGCGCGTTCGTCGTGAACGACTGGTATCTGTCCGCCTACGATCCGATCCGGGACGTCGAAGGCCGCGTCATCGGCATCCTCTACGTCGGCGTGCTGGAGAGCCGGTTCAACGTGGTGCGCTCGCGCCTGTGGATGTTCTACGGGGCCCTCGCACTGGCGGCCGCCCTGCTGGTGCTCATCGTGGGCTACATCTTCTCGCGCCGCCTCACGCGGTCGCTGAGCGGGCTGGCCCGGGCCGCCGACCGCCTGGCCGCAGGGCGCCTGGACGTGCGCGTGCCGGAGCCGGCCGCCAATGACGAGGTGCGCGACCTGACGCGCGACTTCAACGCCATGGCCGACCGCCTGGAGGAACGCGAGGAACGCCTCCGGAACGCCAACGCCTCCCTGCAGAAGCTCAACTCCAGCTACCTGGAGATGCTCGGGTTCGTCTCCCACGAGCTGAAGAACACCCTCGGCGTCATCTACACCGCCGCACATGCGCTCTCCGAGGGGCTGGTCGGCCAACTCACCGAGCCCCAGGCCCGCATGGCCGGCAGCATCTGCCGCAGCATCGACACGGCCGTGAGCATGACGCGCAACTACCTGAGCCTGGCCCGCATCGAGAAGGGCGAGCTGGAGGTCGACCGGAAGCCCTGCGATTTCGTCCGCGACGTGGCCACCCCCGTGCTGGCCGAGTTCGCCCAGCCGATGGCCGACCACAAGGTCCGCCTCGTCAATGAACTGCCCCCCAGCGCCCCGCTGAAGGCCGACGCCAACCTGCTGTGCGTCGCCTTCCGGAACCTGATCGGCAATGCATTGAAATACGGTCGCCCAGCCGGGACAATACGCATCGGCTTCTCCTCCGAACCCGACCGCTACCGCGTCGAGGTCTGGAACGACGGCCGAAGCATCCCGGCGGAGGAAGCCGAGCACATATTCCAGAAGTTCACGCGCCTGTCCGACGACCCGGAGGCGGTCCGCAAGGGCACCGGGCTCGGGCTGTTCATCACCAGGGAGGTCGTCACGAAGCACGGCGGGGACATCTGGGCCGAACCGGGAAAGGGGGAAGGCACCAGCTTCGTCTTCACACTGCCCCGGGACGGTCAGCGAACCGATGCCGAAGTGTGA
- a CDS encoding response regulator has protein sequence MAARKVLLIDDEKEFVEVTKVLLEANGFEVVTAYDGQSGTQQALAEKPDVVVLDVMMETRTAGFDVARRLRANDETKGIPIIMLTAVNQEVPWRFEPDDIWLPVDVFLDKPVSPERLLAEARKATG, from the coding sequence GTGGCCGCCAGGAAGGTCCTCCTCATAGACGATGAGAAGGAGTTCGTAGAGGTAACGAAGGTCCTGCTCGAGGCCAACGGCTTCGAGGTGGTGACCGCGTACGACGGCCAGAGCGGCACTCAGCAGGCCCTCGCCGAGAAGCCCGACGTGGTCGTGCTCGACGTGATGATGGAGACGCGCACCGCCGGCTTCGACGTCGCCCGCCGGCTGCGGGCCAACGACGAGACCAAGGGCATCCCCATCATCATGCTGACGGCCGTCAACCAGGAAGTGCCCTGGCGCTTCGAGCCGGACGACATCTGGCTGCCGGTCGACGTGTTCCTGGACAAGCCCGTGAGCCCGGAGCGCCTGCTGGCGGAAGCCAGAAAGGCCACCGGCTGA
- the phoU gene encoding phosphate signaling complex protein PhoU: protein MSAHLRRELESLKKQMLSLSALVEEGVRNAVLALERRDERLAQRVIDSDPDVDRAEVDVEEECLKILALHQPVAIDLRFIVAVLKINSDLERIGDLAVNIAERAQYLATHDRVDWPFDFAAMAQGAQAMVKQSLDALVNLDAALARTVCAADDEVDAMNRDVYLQVQNAIREHPGQMGALIHLLSVARHLERIADHATNIAEDVIYMTCGEIVRHRAERYVPGAPAGRDPAGR from the coding sequence ATGTCGGCCCATTTGCGCCGGGAGCTGGAGAGTCTCAAGAAGCAGATGCTGTCGCTGAGCGCGCTCGTCGAAGAGGGCGTGCGGAACGCCGTCCTGGCCCTGGAGCGGCGGGACGAGCGCCTGGCGCAACGCGTCATCGACTCGGACCCGGACGTCGATCGCGCCGAGGTGGACGTCGAGGAGGAGTGCCTGAAGATCCTGGCCCTCCATCAGCCCGTCGCCATCGACCTGCGGTTCATCGTGGCCGTGCTGAAGATCAACAGCGACCTGGAGCGGATCGGCGACCTGGCGGTCAACATCGCCGAGCGGGCGCAGTACCTGGCCACGCACGACCGGGTGGACTGGCCCTTCGACTTCGCCGCCATGGCCCAGGGCGCGCAGGCCATGGTCAAGCAGAGCCTGGATGCGCTGGTCAACCTGGACGCCGCGCTGGCCAGGACGGTGTGCGCGGCCGACGACGAGGTCGATGCCATGAACCGGGACGTCTACCTGCAGGTGCAGAACGCGATCCGCGAGCATCCCGGGCAGATGGGGGCTCTGATCCATCTCCTGTCGGTGGCCCGCCATCTGGAGCGGATCGCCGACCACGCCACGAACATCGCCGAGGACGTCATCTACATGACGTGCGGGGAGATCGTACGCCACCGGGCGGAGCGCTACGTTCCGGGGGCGCCGGCCGGGCGGGATCCGGCCGGCAGGTAG
- a CDS encoding phosphate ABC transporter ATP-binding protein, with protein MAAPRDRSTDDATTSASAAPGDAVVTSRGFSVYYGANEAVKAVDMAILQGRVTAIIGPSGCGKSTFLRAINRMNDLIPGCRAEGLLALEGEDLYAPNVDVVLLRRRVGMVFQKPNPFPKSVFENVAYGPRVHGVRGRRRLHEIVEASLVRAALWEEVKDRLNDSALALSGGQQQRLCIARALAVDPEVLLMDEPASALDPRSTARVEDLIGELRGAYTIIIVTHNMQQAARVSDLTAFFYEGRLVEYGLTDRIFTNPSRKETEDYITGRFG; from the coding sequence ATGGCTGCGCCGAGGGACCGATCGACCGACGATGCGACGACTTCCGCCTCTGCGGCTCCGGGCGATGCCGTGGTCACAAGCCGCGGGTTCTCGGTGTACTACGGGGCCAACGAGGCGGTGAAGGCGGTCGACATGGCCATACTCCAGGGCCGGGTGACGGCGATCATCGGCCCCAGCGGCTGCGGGAAGAGCACGTTCCTGCGGGCCATCAACCGCATGAACGACCTGATTCCCGGCTGCCGCGCCGAAGGTCTGCTCGCTCTCGAAGGCGAGGATCTGTATGCGCCGAACGTCGACGTGGTCCTGCTGCGCCGTCGCGTGGGCATGGTCTTCCAGAAGCCCAATCCATTCCCGAAGAGCGTTTTTGAGAACGTCGCCTACGGTCCTCGTGTGCACGGGGTCAGGGGCCGGCGCCGGCTCCACGAGATCGTCGAGGCCAGTCTCGTGCGGGCCGCCCTGTGGGAGGAGGTGAAGGACCGGCTGAACGACAGCGCGCTGGCGCTCTCGGGCGGGCAGCAGCAGCGCCTCTGCATCGCGCGGGCCCTGGCCGTGGACCCGGAGGTGCTCTTGATGGACGAGCCGGCCTCGGCGCTCGACCCGCGTTCGACGGCGCGGGTCGAGGACCTGATCGGCGAGTTGCGGGGCGCGTACACCATCATCATCGTGACGCACAACATGCAGCAGGCCGCCCGTGTCAGCGACCTGACGGCGTTCTTCTACGAGGGCCGGTTGGTGGAGTACGGGTTGACCGATCGGATATTCACCAATCCGAGCCGGAAAGAGACCGAGGACTACATCACGGGGCGTTTCGGATAG
- the pstA gene encoding phosphate ABC transporter permease PstA translates to MQLSTRKTMDRAFSGLGVMAILLMAGALAVLLGPMFVRGSRAFLFRGTVEHRRVMLELFGRGDRDEIRAELALAAEARRPLYEAIAQFEKELGEMDRGERREYGGRLDELKAALRALLGPFPGEPQPALPRAQYGQTRWDRARVKLREVLYATTYDYSDPAQMGVEVLVPRVEQFRGTSLEPIFAHIEGNAREMLRPRLTFYGRFLTDDSRDSHFFGGIGPAVLGTLYLTIGAMLVAGPMGILSAVYLTEYAGGGWWISAIRACINTLAGVPSIVFGLFGCAFFINILQVSPSRSVLAGSLTLACLVLPTVIRASEEALRAVPATYKEAALSLGATKWRTTFTVVLPACLPGVLTSIILSMGRAAGETAPIIFTAAVSLGAVPTLRQVFTHPTPALPWSIYNLATEHAAVDEIRHVQYGMVLTLIGVVLLLNAAAVVLRARVTRKLRG, encoded by the coding sequence GTGCAACTGAGCACCCGCAAGACGATGGACCGGGCCTTCTCCGGCCTCGGCGTCATGGCGATCCTGCTCATGGCGGGGGCACTGGCGGTGTTGCTCGGGCCGATGTTCGTGCGCGGGTCACGCGCCTTCCTGTTCCGCGGCACGGTGGAGCATCGGCGCGTGATGCTGGAGCTGTTCGGCCGCGGGGACCGCGACGAGATCCGGGCGGAGCTGGCTCTGGCCGCTGAAGCGCGCAGGCCCCTCTACGAGGCGATCGCACAGTTCGAAAAGGAGTTGGGTGAGATGGACCGGGGCGAGCGCCGGGAGTACGGCGGACGGCTCGACGAACTCAAGGCCGCGCTGCGCGCCCTGCTGGGGCCGTTCCCGGGCGAGCCGCAGCCTGCGCTCCCCCGGGCGCAGTACGGCCAGACTCGGTGGGATCGGGCGCGGGTGAAGCTGCGGGAGGTGCTCTACGCAACGACCTATGACTACTCCGATCCTGCGCAGATGGGCGTGGAGGTGCTCGTGCCGCGGGTCGAGCAGTTCCGGGGCACCTCGCTGGAGCCGATCTTCGCGCACATCGAGGGGAATGCCCGGGAGATGCTCCGCCCGCGGTTGACCTTCTACGGACGGTTCCTGACGGACGACTCCCGGGATTCGCATTTCTTCGGCGGCATCGGGCCGGCCGTGCTGGGGACCCTCTACCTGACGATCGGCGCGATGCTCGTCGCCGGGCCGATGGGAATCCTGTCGGCAGTCTACCTGACCGAATACGCGGGAGGCGGCTGGTGGATCAGCGCCATCCGCGCCTGCATCAACACGCTGGCCGGTGTGCCGAGCATCGTGTTCGGCCTGTTCGGTTGCGCGTTCTTCATCAACATCCTGCAGGTCTCCCCGTCCAGGAGCGTGCTGGCCGGGTCGCTCACGCTGGCCTGCCTGGTGCTGCCGACCGTCATCAGGGCCTCTGAAGAGGCATTGCGTGCCGTGCCGGCCACCTACAAGGAGGCCGCCCTGAGCCTGGGGGCGACGAAGTGGCGCACGACGTTCACCGTCGTCCTGCCGGCCTGCCTGCCCGGCGTGCTGACGAGCATCATCCTGAGCATGGGCCGGGCGGCGGGCGAGACGGCGCCGATCATCTTCACCGCGGCCGTCAGTCTGGGGGCGGTGCCGACGCTGCGGCAGGTCTTCACGCACCCGACGCCGGCGCTGCCCTGGAGCATCTACAACCTGGCCACCGAGCACGCCGCCGTGGACGAGATCCGACACGTGCAGTATGGCATGGTGCTGACCTTGATCGGCGTCGTTCTGCTTCTGAATGCTGCGGCCGTCGTGCTGCGCGCCCGCGTCACCAGGAAACTGAGGGGTTGA